A genomic stretch from Arachis stenosperma cultivar V10309 chromosome 3, arast.V10309.gnm1.PFL2, whole genome shotgun sequence includes:
- the LOC130965712 gene encoding uncharacterized protein LOC130965712 has translation MSCTAACNAGDEDFVYRCANIPIWDQRWWSVSPMHQPGRNFLARCRQSGHLEVLFRSAVSDLFLGGCRFAGMETMHVVAAQGHSAAQYTVAMMLMLRNDAESKNKGLQTFRRLEAAGALTNCKLVFRGVVRGTWRHLRRLPRLNEENQVCSSHACPSRGNMGAIYCHQRYGRGWDENDGDRGAAHIPCVHCRADYELILFVHLFD, from the coding sequence ATGTCGTGCACCGCTGCATGTAATGCAGGGGATGAGGATTTCGTTTACAGATGCGCCAACATTCCAATTTGGGACCAGCGATGGTGGAGTGTGAGTCCCATGCACCAGCCGGGAAGAAACTTCTTAGCGCGATGCAGGCAGAGTGGCCACCTGGAAGTTCTGTTTCGGTCTGCTGTGTCTGACCTTTTCCTAGGCGGGTGTCGTTTTGCGGGGATGGAAACCATGCACGTTGTCGCAGCCCAGGGCCATTCGGCAGCCCAGTACACAGTGGCGATGATGTTGATGCTACGCAACGACGCCGAGTCAAAGAACAAGGGCTTACAAACATTTCGTCGGCTTGAGGCAGCCGGTGCCCTGACAAACTGCAAATTGGTGTTCCGCGGCGTTGTCCGGGGGACGTGGAGACACCTGCGTCGCCTGCCACGGCTAAACGAAGAGAATCAAGTCTGTTCTTCGCATGCATGTCCAAGCCGTGGAAATATGGGTGCCATTTACTGCCATCAACGCTATGGAAGAGGGTGGGACGAAAACGACGGTGACAGAGGTGCTGCTCATATTCCGTGCGTGCATTGTAGGGCTGATTATGAATTGATCCTGTTTGTCCACCTCTTTGACTGA